A region from the Andrena cerasifolii isolate SP2316 chromosome 9, iyAndCera1_principal, whole genome shotgun sequence genome encodes:
- the LOC143373077 gene encoding histone lysine acetyltransferase CREBBP isoform X5: protein MAEHMVDGPPNKRPKLGDFPGTSDSAVGMAPLMMHHAYTNYGGGGSGNMQQMQGPPQQLHLQQHQLQPHWNNHTVQKRNYITNTDMYDLENDLPDDLLQSASWGSATESAKPPATGPGPGQQNGDEMRHVHQQQQQLPQHIIQQQGNKNMVTNSLAMAAGTLGNKSPNMQSPPNVSVSKVVDPQMVVSLGNLPSSIASSLANNQMSIANSMGSLQSSMSMAGSNPTMSMPGGMNTGIVMTSSASGNNSMGGMAGGSLIVTNSLNKQPLNTVTMMGPNTQGIHHPSVASHHGVAQIPNGPGIMNTRAVAMQQQQQAHLVGPARGQSPHQQVHQVGIVGPGQGGPRMQAPPNMANMPNMGQIGASSPYGYASPGSGQGPGVTVCTNSPVGVVAPQQKGVGTSMTAMQAAGRFGGTTGPIGSATVVGGQEGGMAQQAQPPTPSPAQPQSGAPSGGQPGPQQATQGQIPGAGAPTGATKSTADPEKRKLIQQQLVLLLHAHKCQRRESQANGDVWQCTLPDCKTMKNVLTHMTACQAGKHCTVPHCSSSRQIISHWKHCNRNDCPVCLPLKQANKNKTTNAAAASTTQPNSQPNPSPTDVRRAYDALGIQCPTTTPGLVPGQCVTRRIPAPGMQGAPGTIGNVRLTQPQAQAAPGQSVVGAGQQVVAPNVSLPLNSDPNTVGVAGNQAAPTSGPTPAAAAAAANMQQLFGLNDSGQLTVPGENRLTSLQLPAGLQPGQVTATPVQGTKDWHQSVTPDLRNHLVHKLVQAIFPTPDPQAMLDKRMHNLVAYARKVEGDMYEMANSRSEYYHLLAEKIYKIQKELEEKRQKRKEQQQQQLQAQQQQQQQPQPSGPSGPSLRPCAPPSVGVVPPSRPVGTVTPSLRSHSPSMGPLGTIPSIGIPHNRMQFPQQQPAQQQQQVQVQAQTKVQAQAQAQAQAQAQAQVQQQMQQQQQHQQQQQQQQQGILVGPPGPSPNGQSTSTPNVVPNPGLSPFGQPQMPQANLTTTTTSATTSQFPTSNGTSGLPNSSPVQNQHQFPDLMKVRLAQAQVAIAHQHQQQQSQSQPQQPSSTSNQSATTTSLPQAPSPFNSMQQNSQQNQQFNNSRPLSVSTPNDNGISTSTPQTIPPPASSGPSPGPATTTNGPQSTTSTPNTPLVPSLMTPNQTVSSANQTPPHPGTTPSPAGLASLGKGMTSQERAALNAPRTSSMSSQMAAITAALDRDNSPSPPMNNNKGKLDSIKEESMKMEIKQEDGSENHRMDGGKSVNSDESMKTEIKTEPMEEGSGEGIVKEECSGIKEEPVTPMSSQDTTTPDIKPLVPEPIQPSGTSTDKKRLCLFKPDELRQALMPTLEKLYRQDPESIPFRQPVDPQALGIPDYFEIVKKPMDLSTIKRKLDTGQYSDPWEYVDDVWIMFDNAWLYNRKTSRVYRYCTKLSEVFEQEIDPVMQALGYCCGRKYTFNPQVLCCYGKQLCTIPRDAKYYSYQNSLKAYGLVSDRYTFCQKCFNDIPGDTVTLGDDPTQPQTAIKKEQFQLMKNDHLELELFVVCTDCGRKVHQICVLHMESIWPLGFTCDNCLKKKGQKRKENKFNAKRLTVTKLGTYIETRVNNFLKKKEAGAGEVAIRVVASSDKVVEVKPGMRSRFVENGDMSGEFPYRAKALFAFEEVDGTDVCFFGMHVQEYGSECTPPNTRRVYIAYLDSVHFFRPKQFRTAVYHEILLGYLDYAKQLGYTMAHIWACPPSEGDDYIFHCHPQEQKIPKPKRLQEWYKKMLDKGMVERIVLDYKDILKQAMEDKLSSAADLPYFEGDFWPNVLEESIKELDQEEEEKRKQAEAAEAAAANAIFSLSEDSETGPDGKKKGQKKAKKSNKSKANQRKNSKKSNTPQTGNDLSAKIFATMEKHKEVFFVIRLHSAQSAASLAPIQDPDPVINCDLMDGRDAFLTMARERHYEFSSLRRAKFSSMSMLYELHNQGQDKFVYTCNNCKSHVETRYHCTVCDDFDLCISCKEKDGHPHHMEKLGLDLDDGSSPADAKQANPQEARKLSIQRCIQSLVHACQCRDANCRLSSCQKMKRVVTHTKICKRKTNGGCPICKQLIALCCYHAKHCQETKCLVPFCSNIKHKLKQQQLQQRLQQAQLLRRRMAVMNTRPTGAVGAIQSGQQTSNVTMTTGVAMKPGTSPTNLPSPHQPGIGLKPGTQTPPAHVLQVVKQVQEEAARQQAPHVGYGKVTPGGGVGVGVGVGGQTGGVMPPPQMQRPMPVQMPNPGGTHLIPMDQWTPSRYQPAVMQQNPGLRQQTPQQLMQQQQQHPGQQVMAMGGQMPRQPGVIGGPVSQVGPQTQSNMHKHVLQQLMQTLKNPHTPEQQNQILQILKSNPPIMAAFIKQRALALQQQSGQYGGGVGGPLGPNQPQQQPGLQHMMSQQQQQQQAQQQQQQHQQQQQQAQQQQQQQQQEQQQGRMQIQAMLNQQQQQQAQQQQQQQQQPVQQQPQWYKQQMLVMQRQQQAQQQQQQQQQQQQQQQQQQQQPFTQPPAPPYGQQRPIRPSLLGKNHLILDNKTRFVEPHGGSWSNVCHDSAYSSSGYGGFSEQGYGQPGLKPTPPPVPSPQGVMGPPGISVQQQLMQSVRSPPPIRSPQPNPSPRPVPSPRNQPVPSPRSGPVPSPHHHPPHGTPTHSPAHELGGPSEMMLSQLSGGTGAPTGHPGAMPHHPSPAPPPTSGTDSSEVTPMTPQDQLSKFVEGL from the exons ATGGCCGAACACATGGTGGACGGCCCGCCGAACAAGCGGCCGAAGCTCGGAGACTTCCCGGGGACATCGGACTCCGCGG tgGGTATGGCGCCTCTAATGATGCACCATGCTTATACAAACTACGGGGGAGGTGGCAGTGGTAACATGCAACAAATGCAGGGCCCGCCACAACAGCTACATCTGCAACAGCATCAGCTGCAGCCACATTGGAACAACCATACCGTCCAGAAAAGaa ATTACATAACAAACACAGATATGTATGATCTTGAAAATGATCTACCCGACGATCTGTTGCAATCGGCGTCTTGGGGTTCAGCAACAGAGAGTGCTAAGCCACCGGCAACGGGCCCAGGTCCAGGGCAGCAAAACGGTGATGAAATGCGACACGTAcatcagcaacagcaacaacttCCGCAGCACATAATACAGCAACAA GGCAACAAGAATATGGTTACTAATTCTTTAGCGATGGCAGCTGGAACGTTGGGTAACAAAAGTCCGAATATGCAGTCCCCACCGAATGTCTCTGTCTCTAAAGTAGTCGATCCGCAAATGGTTGTCAGTCTGGGAAATTTACCAAGTAGCATAGCCAGCTCTTTGGCCAACAATCAAATGTCCATCGCAAATTCTATGGGTAGCCTTCAATCGTCGATGAGCATGGCCGGCAGTAATCCTACCATGTCGATGCCAGGCGGAATGAATACTGGTATAGTTATGACCAGCAGCGCTAGTGGGAATAATAGTATGGGTGGCATGGCGGGTGGAAGTTTAATTGTGACCAACAGCTTGAACAAACAACCTTTAAATACT GTAACCATGATGGGGCCTAATACTCAAGGAATTCATCATCCAAGCGTTGCGTCTCATCATGGCGTTGCTCAAATACCAAATGGACCTGGGATAATGAACACCAGAGCTGTAGCgatgcagcagcaacaacaagcTCATTTGGTTGGTCCAGCGAGGGGTCAAAGTCCGCATCAGCAAGTACATCAAGTCGGTATCGTTGGTCCTGGTCAAGGCGGCCCACGAATGCAAGCTCCTCCTAACATGGCGAATATGCCGAACATGGGGCAAATTGGTGCATCCAGCCCTTATGGCTATG CGTCTCCAGGCAGTGGACAAGGGCCTGGTGTTACCGTGTGTACTAATAGTCCTGTCGGAGTTGTTGCGCCCCAGCAGAAAGGAGTGGGAACAAGTATGACCGCCATGCAAGCTGCTGGTAGATTCGGAGGAACAACAGGTCCTATTGGGTCCGCAACCGTCGTGGGTGGTCAGGAGGGTGGTATGGCGCAACAAGCTCAACCACCCACGCCAAGTCCAGCTCAACCTCAGTCCGGTGCACCAAGCGGAGGGCAACCAGGTCCGCAGCAAGCTACTCAGGGTCAGATACCCGGTGCCGGTGCTCCGACTG GTGCTACGAAATCAACTGCAGATCCAGAAAAACGTAAACTCATTCAACAGCAACTAGTTCTGTTGCTTCACGCGCATAAATGTCAACGACGCGAGAGCCAAGCGAACGGCGACGTCTGGCAGTGCACACTGCCCGATTGTAAGACCATGAAAAACGTTCTGACCCATATGACTGCTTGTCAGGCAGGGAAACATTGCACGGTGCCGCACTGTAGCTCCTCCAGACAGATCATTAGCCATTGGAAGCACTGTAATCGAAACGATTGCCCTGTCTGTTTACCCttgaaacaagcgaacaagaaCAAAACCACAAATGCTGCCGCAGCATCCACCACGCAACCAAATAGTCAACCAAATCCGAGTCCAACCGATGTGAGAAGAGCATACGACGCTCTGGGTATTCAGTGTCCTACAACAACACCTGGTTTGGTGCCTGGCCAGTGCGTTACCAGAAGAATCCCAGCGCCGGGGATGCAGGGAGCGCCTGGCACAATAGGAAACGTCAGGCTAACTCAGCCTCAAGCTCAGGCGGCTCCCGGTCAGTCGGTGGTCGGCGCCGGTCAGCAAGTGGTCGCCCCGAACGTATCTCTTCCTTTAAATTCCGATCCCAATACAGTCGGCGTGGCGGGCAATCAGGCCGCGCCTACCAGTGGACCCACGCCCGCTGCAGCGGCGGCTGCCGCGAATATGCAGCAATTGTTCGGTCTGAACGATTCAGGACAGCTCACTGTCCCCGGCGAAAACAGGCTAACGAGCCTTCAACTTCCAGCCGGACTTCAGCCAGGGCAAGTAACAGCGACACCAGTGCAGGGAACAAAGGACTGGCATCAGTCTGTAACTCCGGATCTTAGAAATCACCTTGTTCACAAATTGGTTCAAGCGATATTTCCAACTCCAGACCCGCAGGCTATGCTGGACAAACGGATGCATAACCTGGTTGCGTATGCGCGGAAAGTTGAAGGGGACATGTACGAAATGGCCAATTCGAGATCGGAATATTACCACTTACTTGCCGAGAAGATCTACAAGATTCAGAAAGAATTGGAGGAGAAGCGGCAGAAGCGAAAagaacagcagcagcagcaactgcaagcccagcagcagcagcaacagcaacctcAACCTTCCGGACCGTCTGGCCCGAGCTTGAGGCCGTGCGCTCCACCCAGTGTTGGGGTTGTACCGCCGTCACGGCCGGTTGGAACGGTCACTCCTAGCTTGCGCAGTCACTCGCCGAGCATGGGTCCACTTGGAACTATACCTTCAATAGGCATTCCCCATAACAGGATGCAGTTTCCACAGCAGCAGCCAgcgcaacaacagcagcaggtGCAGGTCCAAGCCCAAACCAAAGTCCAGGCTCAAGCTCAGGCCCAGGCTCAAGCCCAGGCTCAGGCTCAAGTTCAACAACAaatgcagcagcaacaacaacatcagcagcagcagcagcagcagcagcaaggaATTTTAGTCGGTCCACCGGGCCCTAGTCCGAACGGACAGTCGACTTCCACCCCCAACGTCGTTCCAAATCCTGGTCTCAGTCCTTTCGGGCAGCCGCAAATGCCGCAGGCAAATTTAACAACCACCACCACATCCGCAACAACTAGTCAATTTCCAACTTCGAACGGCACTTCCGGTTTACCTAACAGTTCTCCTGTACAGAATCAACATCAGTTCCCCGACCTTATGAAAGTTAGATTGGCGCAAGCGCAAGTAGCGATCGCGCATCAACACCAGCAGCAACAGAGTCAGTCGCAGCCACAGCAACCGTCGAGCACCTCGAATCAAAGCGCGACGACTACGTCGTTGCCGCAAGCCCCGTCGCCATTCAACAGTATGCAACAAAACAGCCAGCAGAATCAGCAGTTTAACAATAGTCGACCTCTGTCGGTTTCAACGCCCAACGACAACGGCATCAGCACGTCGACTCCTCAAACGATCCCACCTCCCGCATCCAGCGGGCCTAGTCCTGGTCCAGCGACTACAACGAACGGACCTCAGTCTACCACTTCCACGCCTAACACGCCATTAGTTCCTTCATTGATGACACCCAATCAGACAGTATCTTCCGCCAATCAAACACCCCCTCATCCTGGCACCACACCGTCCCCGGCCGGTCTAGCGAGCCTCGGCAAAGGGATGACGTCCCAGGAGAGGGCCGCGCTCAACGCGCCACGAacctcgtcgatgtcttcgcaAATGGCCGCCATCACGGCCGCCCTGGATCGTGACAATTCTCCTAGTCCGCCGATGAATAACAATAAAGGGAAGCTGGATTCGATTAAGGAGGAGAGCATGAAGATGGAGATCAAGCAGGAGGACGGCTCCGAGAATCACAGGATGGACGGTGGTAAGAGCGTCAACAGCGACGAATCGATGAAAACGGAAATCAAAACTGAACCGATGGAAGAAGGATCTGGAGAGGGTATCGTGAAGGAGGAGTGCTCGGGTATCAAGGAGGAGCCCGTGACGCCTATGTCCAGCCAGGACACCACGACGCCGGACATTAAACCGTTGGTCCCTGAGCCCATACAGCCGAGCGGAACGTCGACGGACAAGAAACGGCTGTGTCTGTTCAAGCCGGACGAACTTCGCCAGGCGTTGATGCCGACTCTGGAGAAACTCTACCGCCAGGATCCGGAGTCTATACCATTCAGGCAACCCGTCGATCCGCAGGCCCTCGGGATTCCCGACTACTTCGAAATCGTTAAGAAACCGATGGATCTGTCGACAATCAAAAGGAAATTGGACACAGGGCAATACAGTGATCCATGGGAGTACGTCGATGACGTGTGGATCATGTTCGACAACGCGTGGCTTTACAATCGTAAAACATCTCGGGTTTACAGATACTGCACCAAG CTCTCGGAGGTTTTTGAGCAAGAGATAGATCCTGTGATGCAGGCTCTCGGTTACTGCTGCGGTAGAAAGTACACGTTCAATCCGCAAGTACTGTGTTGCTACGGGAAACAGCTGTGTACGATACCGAGAGACGCGAAGTACTACTCTTATCAGAATAG TTTAAAGGCATATGGTCTTGTTTCCGACAGATACACCTTCTGTCAGAAATGTTTCAACGACATTCCTGGTGACACTGTGACGTTGGGAGATGATCCAACGCAACCTCAGAC TGCCATTAAAAAGGAACAGTTCCAGTTAATGAAGAACGATCATTTGGAATTGGAGCTTTTTGTTGTATGTACAGATTGCGGTAGAAAAGTGCATCAAATTTGCGTGCTTCACATGGAATCGATTTGGCCGTTAGG ATTTACTTGTGATAATTGTTTAAAGAAGAAGGGCCAGAAACGTAAGGAGAACAAGTTTAACGCGAAACGTTTAACGGTGACTAAATTGGGAACTTATATAGAAACACGAGTGAACAActtcttgaaaaaaaaggaAGCCGGTGCTGGCGAAGTCGCGATCAGAGTCGTAGCATCCAGTGATAAAGTCGTCGAGGTTAAACCCGGGATGAGAAGCAGGTTCGTCGAGAACGGCGACATGTCCGGGGAATTTCCGTACAGGGCGAAGGCGTTGTTTGCATTTGAAGAGGTTGATGGCACGGACGTGTGTTTTTTCGGCATGCACGTGCAGGAGTATGGCAGCGAGTGTACGCCACCTAACACCAGAAGGGTCTACATAGCGTACTTGGACTCTGTACACTTTTTCCGGCCTAAACAATTCCGAACAGCAGTGTATCACGAGATACTTCTTGGATACTTGGATTACGCGAAACAACTTGG GTACACAATGGCTCACATCTGGGCCTGTCCACCTTCCGAAGGAGACGACTACATCTTTCACTGCCACCCCCAAGAACAAAAGATTCCAAAGCCTAAGAGATTACAGGAATGGTACAAGAAAATGTTGGACAAAGGCATGGTCGAGAGGATCGTGCTCGATTACAAA gatattctaaaacaagcAATGGAAGACAAACTGTCGTCGGCCGCCGATTTACCATATTTCGAGGGCGATTTCTGGCCGAATGTTTTGGAAGAGAGTATTAAAGAATTAGAccaagaagaggaagagaaacGCAAACAGGCTGAAGCTGCGGAAGCTGCCGCCGCCAATGCG ATTTTCTCCTTGTCGGAAGATTCGGAAACAGGTCCGGATGGCAAGAAGAAGGGGCAGAAGAAGGCcaaaaaatcaaacaaatccAAAGCGAATCAAAGGAAGAATAGTAAAAAGTCTAATACTCCTCAGACTGGGAACGACCTGTCTGCGAAAATTTTTGCGACCATGGAGAAGCACAAGGAAGTATTCTTCGTCATCAGGTTGCATAGTGCTCAAAGTGCAGCCAGTTTAGCA CCGATTCAGGATCCTGACCCCGTTATTAACTGCGACCTTATGGATGGTCGCGATGCTTTCCTTACGATGGCTAGAGAAAGACATTACGAGTTCTCTTCTCTAAGGCGTGCGAAATTCAGCTCCATGTCCATGTTGTACGAATTACACAACCAAGGCCAAGACAAATTTGTTTATACTTGTAATAACTGTAAGAGTCATGTAGAAACGAGATATCACTGTACAGTTTGTGAT GACTTTGACCTATGTATAAGCTGTAAAGAGAAAGATGGTCATCCTCATCATATGGAGAAACTTGGTTTAGATCTGGATGATGGTTCATCGCCGGCCGATGCCAAACAAGCAAATCCACAG GAGGCGCGTAAACTTTCGATACAGAGATGTATTCAATCGTTGGTGCACGCGTGCCAGTGCAGAGATGCTAACTGTCGTCTATCCAGCTGCCAGAAGATGAAGCGAGTAGTAACGCATACAAAGATTTGCAAGCGAAAGACGAATGGAGGCTGTCCAATATGTAAACAATTGATAGCGCTATGCTGTTACCATGCTAAACACTGCCAGGAGACTAAGTGTCTTGTCCCATTCTGTTCGAACATCAAACACAAGCTGAAGCAACAGCAACTTCAGCAACGGTTACAACAAGCGCAATTGTTAAG GAGAAGAATGGCTGTGATGAACACGAGACCGACGGGTGCTGTAGGAGCGATACAATCTGGGCAACAAACTTCCAACGTCACTATGACGACCGGTGTTGCCATGAAACCAGGGACTAGCCCTACCAATCTACCCTCGCCGCATCAACCTGGGATAGGGTTGAAGCCTGGCACGCAAACGCCGCCTGCTCATGTCCTCCAGGTGGTTAAGCAAGTACAAGAGGAAGCCGCAAGACAGCAGGCGCCGCACGTGGGCTATGGCAAAGTGACGCCGGGCGGCGGTGTCGGTGTCGGTGTTGGCGTAGGAGGACAAACTGGCGGCGTGATGCCTCCGCCTCAAATGCAGCGGCCGATGCCCGTCCAAATGCCGAATCCCGGTGGTACTCATCTCATTCCAATGGATCAGTGGACGCCAAG TAGGTATCAACCTGCGGTGATGCAGCAGAATCCTGGTCTGAGGCAGCAGACGCCGCAACAGCTGatgcagcaacaacagcagcacccAGGGCAGCAGGTGATGGCGATGGGTGGACAGATGCCGAGGCAGCCAGGAGTAATCGGTGGCCCGGTCAGTCAAGTCGGACCGCAGACTCAAAGTAACATGCACAAGCACGTATTGCAGCAACTCATGCAGACTCTCAAGAATCCCCATACTCCTGAGCAGCAGAACCAAATACTCCAAATACTCAAAAGCAATCCACCGATAATGGCCGCATTCATCAAGCAACGG gcGCTTGCCCTTCAGCAACAAAGTGGTCAGTACGGCGGAGGAGTCGGCGGCCCTTTGGGTCCTAATCAGCCGCAACAACAACCTGGTTTGCAGCATATGATGtctcagcagcaacagcaacaacaggctcaacaacagcagcagcagcaccaacagcagcagcagcaggctcaacagcagcagcagcaacagcagcagg agcagcagcaaggCAGAATGCAGATACAAGCGATGCTGaatcaacaacaacagcagcaggctcaacagcagcaacaacaacagcagcaacctGTTCAGCAACAGCCGCAGTGGTACAAGCAACAAATGCTGGTGATGCAGAGACAACAGCAGgctcaacagcagcagcagcagcagcagcagcaacaacaacaacagcagcagcagcagcagcaaccgtTCACGCAACCACCAGCACCACCTTACGGTCAACAGCGACCAATCAGGCCGTCCCTTCTCGGTAAGAATCATTTGATTCTCGACAACAAAACGAGATTCGTCGAGCCGCATGGTGGTTCGTGGTCTAACGTCTGCCACGATTCCGCGTATTCTTCCTCAGGTTACGGTGGCTTTAGCGAACAAGGCTACGGTCAACCCGGTTTAAAACCAACTCCACCCCCGGTACCTTCTCCGCAAGGTGTGATGGGACCTCCAGGGATCTCTGTACAGCAACAACTCATGCAGTCCGTTCGATCTCCGCCACCCATACGATCTCCTCAACCGAATCCTTCCCCGCGACCAGTTCCATCCCCGCGCAATCAACCAGTTCCTTCGCCCCGGTCGGGCCCGGTACCGTCGCCCCATCATCACCCGCCTCACGGCACGCCGACCCACTCGCCGGCTCACGAGCTCGGAGGGCCAAGCGAGATGATGCTGTCGCAGCTGAGCGGCGGTACCGGCGCGCCGACGGGCCACCCGGGCGCCATGCCCCATCATCCGTCTCCGGCGCCACCGCCCACCAGCGGCACGGACTCCAGTGAAGTGACGCCCATGACGCCGCAAGACCAACTCTCCAAGTTTGTCGAAGGATTGTAG